In a genomic window of Halostella litorea:
- a CDS encoding acyl-CoA dehydrogenase family protein, producing the protein MLDYVGLEADLDEEERLIRDTAREFVEDRVKPDIGEHFEAGTFPEDLIPEMGELGFYAPNLEGYGSPNVSERAYGLLMQELEAGDSGIRSMASVQGALVMYPIHAYGSEDQKERWLPDLGTGDAVGCFGLTEPDHGSNPSGMETHAERDAGEYVLNGSKTWITNSPIADVAVVWARDRSAEDDPVRGFLVETDRDGVSTNKIDDKLSMRASITGEIALNDVYVPEENVLPGVSGMKGPLSCLTQARYGIAWGAVGAARDCFETARQYAKDRDQFGGPIGRFQLQQRKLAELATQITTAQLLAHRLADLKERGDLRPQHVSMAKRNNVRMAREGSKVAREMLGGNGITTDYSPMRHMANMETVYTYEGTHDIHTLILGEDLTGFAAYE; encoded by the coding sequence ATGCTCGATTATGTGGGACTGGAGGCGGATCTGGACGAGGAGGAGCGCCTGATCCGCGACACCGCACGGGAGTTCGTCGAGGACCGCGTCAAGCCCGACATCGGGGAGCACTTCGAGGCGGGGACGTTCCCCGAGGACCTCATCCCCGAGATGGGCGAACTCGGGTTCTACGCGCCGAACCTGGAGGGGTACGGCTCGCCGAACGTCAGCGAGCGGGCGTACGGCCTCCTGATGCAGGAACTGGAGGCCGGCGACTCCGGGATCCGCTCGATGGCCAGCGTCCAGGGCGCGCTGGTGATGTACCCCATCCACGCCTACGGCAGCGAGGACCAGAAGGAGCGCTGGCTGCCGGACCTGGGCACCGGCGACGCCGTCGGCTGCTTCGGGCTCACGGAGCCGGACCACGGCTCGAACCCGTCGGGGATGGAGACCCACGCCGAGCGCGACGCCGGCGAATACGTCCTCAACGGCTCGAAGACGTGGATCACCAACTCCCCCATCGCGGACGTGGCCGTCGTCTGGGCGCGGGACCGCTCCGCCGAGGACGACCCCGTCCGCGGGTTCCTCGTCGAGACGGACCGCGACGGGGTGTCGACCAACAAGATAGACGACAAGCTGTCGATGCGGGCCTCGATCACGGGCGAGATAGCCCTGAACGACGTGTACGTCCCCGAGGAGAACGTCCTGCCGGGCGTCTCCGGCATGAAGGGGCCGCTCTCCTGTCTCACGCAGGCCCGCTACGGCATCGCGTGGGGCGCGGTCGGCGCGGCCCGGGACTGCTTCGAAACCGCGCGGCAGTACGCCAAGGACCGCGACCAGTTCGGCGGTCCGATCGGCCGGTTCCAGCTCCAGCAGCGGAAGCTGGCGGAGCTGGCGACCCAGATCACGACCGCGCAACTGCTCGCCCACCGCCTCGCGGACCTGAAGGAGCGCGGTGACCTCCGCCCGCAGCACGTCTCGATGGCCAAGCGCAACAACGTCCGGATGGCCCGCGAGGGGTCGAAGGTCGCCAGGGAGATGCTCGGCGGCAACGGGATCACAACGGACTACTCGCCGATGCGCCACATGGCGAACATGGAGACGGTGTACACGTACGAGGGGACCCACGACATCCACACGCTGATCCTCGGGGAGGACCTCACCGGGTTCGCCGCCTACGAGTAG